In the genome of Deltaproteobacteria bacterium, the window TCTGGTGTTCTTCATCGGTCTATATCTGGCCGGGAAAGACTATGCGGAGGCCGTGATCAAGCGGCTCATCAAAGGTCTGTTTGAAAGGATTCTGGGCCCCCAGGGTGATCATGTTGGGTGTTCCGGACAAGAAAAGGGATGAACGGCGATATTGCGCCGATGTCAGACCATGTGATCGGAACGGCCAAACAATATATCGGGTCAAAGGACATGCCATGAATGAACTGATAGAAGAATTGAAGGTTAAAATCATAGACAGTCTTAATCTCATCGACGTATCGCCTGCGGATATGGATGTCAACGCACAGTTGGTGGGCGGCGACCTCGGGCTTGATTCCATCGATGTGCTCGAGCTTGTGATGATGCTGGAAAAGGATTACGGGGTCATTATCGATACCAAGGAACTGGGAATAGAAGTTTTTGCTTCCATCGCTGCCCTGGCGAACCATGTGTTCCATCATCGGACGGAGACAAATGATTGAGTGCCCCGCGAATTTTCATTACAGGGATGGGAATCGTCAGCCCGCTTGGAATCGGTGTCGAGGAAACCCTCACCTCGATCAAACAGGCCCGTTGCTGCCTTAAACCCCTCCAGCTGTTCTCTACCCCGCAGGCACCCCTGGCCGTCGGCGAAGTTGACTTAACCGATTCATCGGGAGGCATGCCCCGTACCCACCTTCTGGCAATGAAGGCCGCCACGGAAGCCATGGGGCAAGCTGCCGGGCCGCCGGATGCCGTGATCATCGGTGTCACCACCGGTGGCATGACCTTGACGGAAGAACTCCTGGAAAAAAAAGAGAAGGATTCCCGGTGCTATAACCTGCATTCGACATCCACCGTCGCGGAGATCGTTGCCAGGAGATTCGGTTGCAAGGGGCCCGTTTTGGCGTTATCTACAGCCTGTGCTTCGGGTCTTGCGGCCCTGAAGGTCGCTGCGGAGATGTTGCGGGCCGGCCATGCCAGGCGGGTACTGGCCGGAGGCGCGGACGCCCTGTGTCGCCTGACATATTATGGCTTCCATTCCCTGCAGCTCGTCGACCCGACGGGGGCCCGTCCCTTCGACCGCATGCGACGGGGCATGACCGTGGGCGAAGGAGCAGCGATGCTCATGTTGACCGCTGCTGATGAGCCTCCACCTGGGACTTTGGCAGAATATCTCGGCGGTGGCCTGTCATGTGACGCCTATCACCCCGCCGCGCCCCATCCGGAAGGGGAAGGCGCTTTACGAGCCATGACAGTGGCCCTGGATGATGCCGGGATCAGGCCGGAAGAGATCGACTACCTCCATCTCCACGGAACGGGAACTGCCGATAACGACCAGGCGGAGGCTCGAGCCATAGAACATCTGTTCGGTGAGAAGTCCATGCCGTTTTTGTCTTCCCTAAAGGGTGCACACGGTCACGCCCTGGCTGGTGCCGGTGCCATGGGCGCAGTCATATCCATTCTTGCCGTTCAGTATGGTCTCATGCCCGCCAATGTAGGCTTCAGCGCACAGGATCCTTTATTGATTCCCGTTCCCCTGGGCAGACCTCAAACCGCCCGCGTGAAGAAGGTTTGCGTGCATGCCTTCGGTTTCGGCGGGAACAATGCCGTTCTGGCTTTTGGGGAACCGGATGGGCACAGGGACAGTCGTCTGGTTGCCGCCTCCGCGATTACGAGGCAACCCTATTTTTATGTCCATGGCCGATCCTGTCTTTCTGCTGCGGGTGATATTGAACAGACCATGGCGCAACTGAAGGAGGGGAAGCCTGTTCGGGGTATTGTGCCAGATACGGATATTTTGAAACCCCTTGATAATAGAGCTGTACGTCGGATGAAGAGGCTTTCGCGCATGGTTTTATCCCTGGCATTTTCTGCCTGTGGGAATGAAGCGGCGCGGGCCGCCCCCCGCGCCATTTTTTTTGGGACCGGGTGGGGAAGCCTCTCTGAAACCTATGATTTTATCAGTAAACTTTTTGCTTCTGGAGAGCGTTTTACGAGTCCGACCGATTTTATCGGGTCTGTACACAACGCGCCGGCGGGACACGCCGCCATTCATTTCGGGGCGACCGGCCCGAACGTCACCATAACCGGCGGTCAGGGCACTTTTGAACAGGCCCTCTACTGTGCGGGTCTCCTGAAACAGGATGGCCCCGTTCTTCTGGTCGGCGCAGATGAATACCACAAAACCCTGTCGCCGCTGCTCGATGTTTCCCCGTCGACGCAAGCGCCCCCCGGAGACGGCGGTGCAGCTCTGTATATGTCGAGCCAGTCCTCGGGCGCCATCTGTCGGGTTAACGCCTGCTTTGCGGTCCTTGCCGATGCTGAGAGTGCCTGCATTCCCGCAATGATTTCCTCTCTGGGGGGGGGGACCGGAATTCGGGAACGTTTTGGTCTCGTTCTCGCGGGTCTCCCACCGGCTGAGCGTGAGGAGGCGGAAATTAAGATGGCATCCTTTCTGGCGTTGACGGCATTCACCCAGCCCGTGGTTGATTACCGACGATTGCTGGGCGATTTTGCTTCGACTTCCGCCGTGGCGGCGGTTTTGGCTGTGTACATGGTTGAAACAGGGCAGATACCGGCCGCGTTCTGCGGAAATGATTTTTTGGGTTTGGAGGGAAAGGGTATCCTGGTCCTAGGGTTCGGTCGTCATGTGACGGCACTCGAGGTTTCCCCATGGTGAAGCGGGCGAGGGATCCTGGGAAAATTCTGGTCGTCGGTTCCGGGGTGGGCGGGTTAACGGCGGGCATTTTACTGACCAAACTGGGCTATTCAGTAACCATTGTGGAAAAGAACGCCGTACCGGGAGGGCTTCTCCGCGGGTATCGACGATCAGGAATCGATTGCCCCGTGGGCATCCACTATCTGGGCTCTTTGGCCCCAGGTGAGCCCCTCAGGCGATTGTGGGATTGCCTGGGGGTAACAGAACATGTACCCCTCGAGCGGATGGGCCTTGATGGACCCATCGACCGATATGTCTTTGACGATTTCGTCTTCGATCTTCCCGAAGGCCTGACCGCCTTCGAGGATAGCCTAAGGCAATCCTTTCCAGCGGAACAGCGGCAGATTGCGGCATTTATTGAGGAAATGAGACCGGTTTTCGAAAGTTTTGCGCGTCTTGACATGCTCACAACCCGGGGAATACAGGGCTCACTGGATAATTTTTCCCCTATGGGTGAGTATGTGGCTCGGCTGAACTGTTCTTTGCGCCTAGTCAGTGTCCTCGCAGTACCTACTACCCTCATAGGCATCCCATTTCACGATTGCCCGCGCTTTTACTACTATATGATTCTCGCCTCCTATCTTCTTTCATCCTGGAGGCTTGTTGAAAGCACCACCGTCATGACAGACAGGTTTATCCAACAATTTCAGTCTCTTGGTGGGGAACTCCTTGTCGGTGACGCTGTCGATTGTGTCACCGTGAATGCCGGGGCTATAAAAGGCCTGCGCCTCAAGTCGGGCCGCTGCCTTCCGGCGGATACCGTCATCGCGGCCATCCACCCACGCAACGTCCTATCCATGCTTCCCCCAAAAAGCCTTCGGCCCGAGCACGAGGCGCGCATAACGGGACTGGAAAATACAAAGGGGCTACTCGTCGTTACATTGGCAGTGGATGACAGGTACCATGCAGAACGGCCCTATAACCTCTACCGCCTTTACCCGGAAGCGGACGGCTCCCTGTCACGGGGGTCCTTCCATCAGATCAGAAGAAGTAACCAGCCGGAGACGCTTCTGTTGACCATCATGACCACAAGC includes:
- a CDS encoding 3-oxoacyl-ACP synthase, yielding MSAPRIFITGMGIVSPLGIGVEETLTSIKQARCCLKPLQLFSTPQAPLAVGEVDLTDSSGGMPRTHLLAMKAATEAMGQAAGPPDAVIIGVTTGGMTLTEELLEKKEKDSRCYNLHSTSTVAEIVARRFGCKGPVLALSTACASGLAALKVAAEMLRAGHARRVLAGGADALCRLTYYGFHSLQLVDPTGARPFDRMRRGMTVGEGAAMLMLTAADEPPPGTLAEYLGGGLSCDAYHPAAPHPEGEGALRAMTVALDDAGIRPEEIDYLHLHGTGTADNDQAEARAIEHLFGEKSMPFLSSLKGAHGHALAGAGAMGAVISILAVQYGLMPANVGFSAQDPLLIPVPLGRPQTARVKKVCVHAFGFGGNNAVLAFGEPDGHRDSRLVAASAITRQPYFYVHGRSCLSAAGDIEQTMAQLKEGKPVRGIVPDTDILKPLDNRAVRRMKRLSRMVLSLAFSACGNEAARAAPRAIFFGTGWGSLSETYDFISKLFASGERFTSPTDFIGSVHNAPAGHAAIHFGATGPNVTITGGQGTFEQALYCAGLLKQDGPVLLVGADEYHKTLSPLLDVSPSTQAPPGDGGAALYMSSQSSGAICRVNACFAVLADAESACIPAMISSLGGGTGIRERFGLVLAGLPPAEREEAEIKMASFLALTAFTQPVVDYRRLLGDFASTSAVAAVLAVYMVETGQIPAAFCGNDFLGLEGKGILVLGFGRHVTALEVSPW
- a CDS encoding acyl carrier protein — its product is MNELIEELKVKIIDSLNLIDVSPADMDVNAQLVGGDLGLDSIDVLELVMMLEKDYGVIIDTKELGIEVFASIAALANHVFHHRTETND
- a CDS encoding NAD(P)/FAD-dependent oxidoreductase; this encodes MVKRARDPGKILVVGSGVGGLTAGILLTKLGYSVTIVEKNAVPGGLLRGYRRSGIDCPVGIHYLGSLAPGEPLRRLWDCLGVTEHVPLERMGLDGPIDRYVFDDFVFDLPEGLTAFEDSLRQSFPAEQRQIAAFIEEMRPVFESFARLDMLTTRGIQGSLDNFSPMGEYVARLNCSLRLVSVLAVPTTLIGIPFHDCPRFYYYMILASYLLSSWRLVESTTVMTDRFIQQFQSLGGELLVGDAVDCVTVNAGAIKGLRLKSGRCLPADTVIAAIHPRNVLSMLPPKSLRPEHEARITGLENTKGLLVVTLAVDDRYHAERPYNLYRLYPEADGSLSRGSFHQIRRSNQPETLLLTIMTTSGIDEWAPWLDTRTGQRGEEYEEAKWKRAGTLLADATDLFGSLQGMRVIDIYTPLTIRDWVGSPGGSAYGIMRSSAQLLKTACLSRPSLAGLYFAGQNILAPGILGTTLGSFQVVRRIIGRKRFAREIMEECC